The window ATCTGCAACTTGTACTGGTAGTAGTTCGCTTTTGCCCCAGTTAATCTTGTACCCGGAAAAACTACCAAACAgttgaaatgtttccaaaattgAAGGAATTGTTATCCTGGGCTGcatgacaaacaacaaaatgtcgTCCGCGTACAATGAGATTTTATTCTTGGTGTATTCTGTATTGTAACCATGTATATCTGAATGCAAACGAATAGTCTCGGCCAGCGGCTCTATGGCTAACGCGAACAGTAGAGGGCTAAGTGGGCAGCCCTGCCTCGTGCCCCTACCCAGCCGGAAAGGAtcagaaagagttttattagtaAGTATTCTGGCCCGGGGGCTGTTGTATAAGAGCTTAGTCCAGGACACAAATTTATCACCACAGTCGAATTTCTGCAAGACCGAAAATAAGTATGCCCATTCGACCCGGTCGAAAGCTTTTTCAGCATCCAAACTGAGGATAATAAGGTCCTTTTGGGGAAGTCTGGGAGAGTGCATGATATTTAAAAGACGTCTAAAGTTGTGGAAGGAATTTCTTTGTGGGATAAACCCAGTTTGGTCCGGGTGAATCATCTTGCACATAAATGCATTAAGTCTTCTGGCCAATGTCTTGGCTAGAATTTTTTGATCCGAATTTAATAACGAAATTGGCCTGTAAGAACCCACTTCTTCCAAATCTTTCCCTTTTTTGGGAAGGAGGGTGATAGTGGCTTCGGTCAGCGTCTGGGGCAGTATTCCATCCTCATATGACTGGATGTACATTTTACGCAAGTAAGGAACCAGCAATCCCCCAAACCTCTTATAAATCTCATTGCTGAGTCCATCAGGGCCGGGGCTTTTACCGTTTTTCATTGAACCAATGGTTGCCAACAGCTCTTTACATGTGATGTCTGCTCCTAAGGTATCGCGGTCTGCTTGACTCAGTGACGGGAGATCACATTTATCTAAAAATGTCTGCATTGTTTCTCCTACAGAGTTAACCTCAGACGCGTATAGTGTTTCATAAAACTGTCTAAATCTATCATTAATATCCTTGGGAGATGTAAGGACACTTGAACCAGACTTAATTTTGTGGATAGTCCTGTCATTCTCAAATTTTCGTAATTGTCTCGCCAGTAATTTGTGTGGTTTATCACCGAATTCAAAATATCgctgttttgtaaaaataaaggCTCTACAAATCCTATCCGATAATATCTTGTTAAGTTTAAATTTAAGAGTCgatatttttgtatgtttttctaGTGAGGGGCGCAGGGCGTTCTCTATATCGAGTTGGCGGATTTCTTCTAGTTGTTTTGCCTTGTTACGCTTCTTGAGAGAGGATTGAAAAGAAATAATGTGCCCTCTCAAGTAAGCCTTGAAGGCTTCCCATAACAGTGTAGGGGATGTGTTTTCATTGTcgttagtttaaaaaaataacttaatGTTTGAATCCAGATATTCACAGAACTTTTTATCTGTGATGAGTTGAGGGTTGAATCTCCAATTCCTCTGGGCAGGTGCATTCTCGCCAAGCTGTAATGAAAACGATGTCGGGCTGTGATCGGAAATAATAATATTGTGGTATTTTGCATTGTAGGAAAATGGCATTAGTTTACCATCCACCAAGAAAAAGTCTATCCTGGTATAACTATTATGTACTTTAGAGTGAAAGGAATATTCTTTTCCAGTAGCATTAGAAATCCGCCACACATCAAAGACATTCATATTTTCAATATAAGATCTCAGAAGATTAGAGGCCTTGGTAAATTCCACCCTCTGTGAAGAAGACCTATCCAAATAAGTGTCCAAAACTAGATTAAAATCCCCACCAATTATTAGATTAGTGCTGGAAACATCTGGAATCAGATTTAAAACCTTTTTGAAAAATTCTGGATCGTCATTATTTGGTCCGTATATATTCAGTAATGTTACAGGTGTAGAGTGAAATTCCCCCACAACCATGACATATCTCCCATCTTTATCTGCTATTGTAGACAGATGTTTAAAGGGGACCCCCCTACGGATTAAGATGGCTGTGCCACGagttttaaatgaaaagttGGAGTGATAGATATGTTGTATCCACCTACACCTGAGCCTAGCATGCAAGTCGTTCTTCAGGTGGGTTTCTTgcaaaaaaatgacatcagcCTGCAAGGATTTTAGGTGGGCGAGCACTTTGCCTCTTTTAACTGACTCGTTAACGCCATTAACATTCCATGAGCAGAATGTTATATCATCCCtcctgttgttattattatgcatTACGTAGGGTGGTTGCAGGCATCCATCCCTAgactctctcccctctctgctgGATATGTATAGCTATGAGTTAAATGACACTCCATCGGCCCTCCCACCCATTCCCTTCCCCCTCCCACCCAagacacagataaacagaaaaacaaaaacatcagaaaagcGTGGTTTAACCTCTCTAACAGAGAAGAAACTCTAACAACCAACTGTGGTTGAACTCTTAATCTTACACTGGCTAGTAGCCCTACAGTCGTTGAAATTCCAACAAAACCTATTCAGTTACAAAAGGGATTAAATATCCCCCATTAACAGCATTGAAAAGATATGTAAACTTCCATGTCATAGCAGACCTtattgaaataaacacaaaactccGGGGCTTACACTCATTCATAAACCCCTAGGATTAACAAGGTGTCCCCTCCTCTGAGTGACTTAAAGCCATGCTGTCCCTGCTGCGCAATAACATCCAAAGAAATAATGTAATTGTTCGTCATTTAAATTGTTCAAACTACCAAATGAAATAGCAGATATGCaggcagaaaacaaataaatacataagtAGACTAAAtaaatttttttataaataaaaatatttcacattgtAATAGGAAGGGGGGGGGACTGAAATCCAGGCCTATAGCAGTCAGAAATAATAATACTGATTATAATATCAAGGCCTCATTGAGTTCCTAAATTCAGTGACCATTCTGTCAAAGTAATATTGTTACCATGGTTGTGGCTATGTTGTTATTATGTAATTGTCCATAGGTGGTTTTTAACAATACTTCTGGTCTAGTTGTCATTTACCTCCAGTCTTTATCAGAAGTGAATGGGCCATGCCCTTAGATGTGCACCTCAGGTATCACCCTGACCGAAGTGGCGCTCAGCATACAGACGGGCCTCCTCAGGGTCTGTAAATGTGGTCTCTTTACCATTATGTGTCACTCTCAGTTTGGCTGGGTATAGGAGACCAAATTTGACTCCAGGCTGGTCGCGCAGCAACTTCCTGGCCGGAGTGAAGGCGGCTCTGCGTTTAACTACAGTTGGTGGAAAGTCTCTGAAGACTTGGATTCGCTGCCCTCGATATGTTAGACTTTTGGATTCCATGACCTTTTGCAGGATGCTCTCCAGCGCGTGACAGTAGTGCACCCTGAGAATCAGGTGCCGAGGTGGCTCGTTGTCTCCGGGACGCTGCCTCAGGGCTCTGTGGGCTCGGTCGATCACTGGTTTTTCATCCAACTGTAAAACCTCCATAAGCAACTGGGCCACGAAATCCCTGACTTTCTGGCCATTTTCTTCCCCTTCCTTGACTCCTGCGATTCTCAAATTCTGACGCTTGGATCGTCCCTCCAGGTCCAAACATTTCTCTGACAACTGTTCAACTTGGCCGTGTAGCTGTTTTACCGTAGCTTCGAGGTCCATAACAGTATCAGAAGTAGCATTAGCATGAGCTTCTAAACTTCCCAGTGCATCACTTTGGGAGTCTAGTCGGCTATTTACCACAACAAATGCGGCGTCACTTTCTGCTTTCAGAGCGGCAATTTCAGATCTCAAAGCCGTACTCACAACAGCAATCTTCTCGTCAATTTTGTCGCAAATGTCAGACTTAGCTTGGGACAGCTCCGCTTGCAGTGATGCTATGGCGGCCAACACAGCTTGAATGTCCGAGCTCGGCGTACTCAGAGCCGCGTCCTCTCCCTCACTCTGGACCGGTGCTTCAGTCGGGCCTTCATCTTCGTTCGGCGTATCCCAGGACTTCCCCGCTCGCGTCGGCATTTTCCGCTGTGCAATGGGCACTTGGAGAGTTTATGATGAAAAATTCGGTAACCGGTAGGTCGGATGTCacacaggttttgttttaaatgtaattttaacgTGAAATCTGTAGGAGCTACAGCGAGACGCGTCCTGTCTCCTCATTGCTCCACAGCGCCCCCCAGACCAAGACATTACTGAGACCAGAGAATAGGAGACCGAGACTAGGCCAAGACATTTGCAGGTCAAGACCGAGACAAGACCAAGAGCTTTCTtttgaaatattgtgttttatattttaccCATACATTATTTTATCAGCCAATATTAACCTATCACAGATCAATATCAGCGTATATATTGTCTGAATACCTCATattcaaaaactacaaatacagaatggAGAAAGTCACCCCAGCAGAGTGCGTTTCAATgggggataaaacagctggtgtcaggacttgtaacagctacctcactaatggttaaaccATAAACCAGcataaaaaaataagccaccatgttctgaacagacacactaaaaaTACTTggtaacatttagttttagaacataaatagCAAATTTACTAATCTTAACTTTCAGAAAAAACTAATCtctgaaaaaacttgaaaattactgaaaaaaaacatgtgcgTCTGCTGTTTTATTCCGCCCTCCGCACGGCATCATACCATGAATGTATGAAGAGAACAAGATTCATAGCGGGCACGTTTCAGAAGCGGAGCCTATCGCCTGCCAGACTTTGTTGATCTGGTAATTCTTCGCTtctgcacagggtgttttattgtaaaaattGACCGGATGCTCTAATCcgttcctgtgtctctgacttcctgttggcgcgatctgctctgtgcagcttgctGCGGCTTTCGTGAAAAATAAACCAGGCAGCCGAATCGCAAAGCAGCCGTGCCCGGCTTGACTCCACTGTGCTCCGGAGCTGATCGCGGCCACTTGTAATGTGTAACACACTATCTTCTGCTAGCGGATGGAGACTGATGTCAGGAtaacaagggggggggggtgcattttggtcattttgctaTCTAAGGGGACGGTGTCGCATCCCCCCTCAAATCGTCTACTACGAGTTGGCATAGCCGCTTTCCTCCTGTCGTGACGCCACGCCACCCTGCACAGAGTATGTCGTCTCCATACTGTGTGCAGGATGGCGTGTCACTCTAACAACGACACCGACGAGACAAGACCAAAAACCTCAAAAAGACCGATCTCGAATATTAGAACACCacaactcctccatcatcatGGCTAGCATAATAGATGATAAAACCTACACCTGGACActcatcgtggatcatcaaaatacctgttacacaataacaacaataagacattattattattaattaattaatcaattcaaATTATGAGATGGTCCCGATACACGATGataagcctgcatttaaccgactgcactgtttaattGCATCAAAAGGCGCATGAATTACGAGtgcgagataaaaaaaaaaaaattaattaaaaaaaacatccatgtcaCTTCCAGGGCTCCGAAAGTaacacaaattaattaaaagaaaaaaacaaattgcagATAGAGAGCCACTTCTGGCCTATTTTTTagttcagacattcatggtccccagaagaTGAAGCTAAATGTCTTTGTTGACATAATATCAATTCTTCTTATGTAGCCCAAAATTTGACACTGTCAATAAGGGCTTGTTCACATGACTGTATACTGCTGTTTTGACACTAAGCAAGTTTTTTTAATCTAGTTTCAGTGGAACGATAacaaaaattaaacaaacagcAAGTGAACAGCAACTAAATTCTGCAAATTTTTGAGTGTACTGTTCATCCACACTTTTCTTGCATGGCGCAAAAATAAAAGGTATTTAATCTCAGGAAAACTGTTTCGATGGCTCTTAAGTTTAACTGGCTGTAGCTGCATGTTTGACACCTCTCCCCACACACATTCTACCACTTCCTGTAAATGGTAAAGATTGTCATTTTGTAACAAAACATTACTGGGGCACATACGCTTGTTTTAGAAATCAAAAGagctgaaataaaacataaactggCTCCACACAGCTTTACTGTTGTAAAACAAGCTGTGTCAACCGTAATATTATCGTGTAGTTGATTAAATTCAAGCCAATGAAATATGCTCGCACTTATTAATCAGCCTACCTTCGGTGTAACCTTTAGAAATTGATCTTGATTAATATTCTAGGTTTATTAAGCCCCAGTGAAATTAAATATCCGCCCTTACGTGGTAACACTGTGAAAAGGTAGCTGTGGACAATGATACTACAATGTACATCTCAAAGAGTTATTGAATAGAcaaattatttatgtatttattttatgtgttgAAGTATGAAACTGTTCTAAAATAATTGAGACACAGGCTTTGTAGATAGTATATTTCAATTTAATAAGAACGTCTGACATTCAAGCGTTACTGCAGAGAGAATTTGAGGAAACATTAATGACTCCATTATTTCCATTTCAGACTTTTGTAGCACAAATGGAAATCAAATTATTGTCTGCTCAAGGATTTAAGTAAGAATGTATACAAAGTTATGAATTCCGCCATGAGCATAAAGCAGAGAAACAAGCCAGGAGACAACTTCCAGTCACCCCCTATAATAGGGGTTGTAGGAGTTGTATCTGTATCCGTTCATAAGCTGAATCCCTACGACTACAACAATGATTACATGAGGACTCCGATGGAAACCAGGACAGTTGCCCAGATGTTGAGGCAGTGGGCAGTGGAGGCATAGAGTCTGGCACCCTCCAGATCTCCAGCCACCTTCCGGTCTCTAGCCTGGGAGGACCAAATCACAACAATTTTAAAAGAGATTAATGCACAACATCAGGGGAATAATTTCCATCCATTCTCTCTTTCCACAGATATAGTTTTTGAATGTTCTACCTAATTCTTCATCTTCAAAAATGTGCTTGTCCTTTTTCacatcttttgtatttttttaagcattgaaaacatctaaaatcataGATAACAATATTCATAATCCCTCTCACTGTCCTCTCAAAACTCCTATCATGGTCTTGTTGAGGGCTGTGCCTTCATCATTATTCACGTTTTAGTCAAGTCTTAGCCTTAACATACCCAAAACAAATTTTCAGAGACTGTCTTTTCGAAGGATGCTGCCAAGACATTTATACACACTATGATTCTCTCCCATATGTCCTATTGCATGACAGGTTGGGTACAAGCTgggaaaatgtacttaaagcgaaactctcgccaaaaagcaaccaaggctttatttgggattgaatatgagtcaaaccttcgtgtgaaagcattacgacgaaagaggcacttttaagatttaccgtagtttcggttttgggcacgttaattttgaacgggagtgcacggggcaagacatgctagcatcaaaatcgctatttttagaacactaagaaggctcgacacaacatgaaactttgctcgtagcatcactagggtctctactcatgaacaagagcattgagaacattgttcgTGTCcgcagagtttatgaaaaagaaggttgtTGAACTACACGTttgctgctgcgctcctgcgcgtcgccttcatgccagacaaaaagtgttgatccccgagtgcgacctgacaggcaggagaataatggtgaaccgctcctcaagcgtgcctgtttgactcatattcaatcccaaataaagcctcggttgctttttggcgagagtttcgctttaaccaCTGGAATCTCTGTATAAACAAACCTTGAAGGTTTTGGACCAAAGAAAAATGAATTATCGCCACTGTAGGATTTTAGAGAAGCATCATCTTCTGAGCTTTGAGAACTTAAAACTATTTTCAAATGCGTGTCTTCTGCATAGAATCGTAAATGGTTCGGCACCACCTCCATGACGTTATTTCTTAGCCTTTGCTCCACAAAATCCACAAGAACATCTTCCACAGATTGTTCTGTACCCATATGGAACTTTGCCTCTGGGCAGTCCGCTTTCTCTGTGAAAGCCACGACTCGGTGTCACACTCTGCCAGATGACATGAAGACGTGCAATTCTGTCAGCAGcttcaaaaacaaactgaaacattcTTATATCACTGCATTTAAATTGAATAacatattttgtttgtgtgtgtattttgtattttgtgctgtgtttgttaTAGTAAATTTTTTCTAGTGATTTTCTATAACTAAGTTTTCATTATAACCTGCCATGGGACTGCAGATAAATAGGCTCTGAGCTAACTCTGGTACAATGCATCCAATGgcaacatttatgtttaataATGTACGTGGGCCCTCTACAATTAAAGATGAATTCAATTACATTTCCACAAACCATTTGGACTtttcaaaaactgttttattgcttttcttGATGTGACAGATTAGCCCACAAACTCACCTTGATTGAGAAGATGAGAGCCGCCAGTCCGAGGCAGAGGGGGTTTGAGtagacaaagcagcagagggACCAGATGATGTGGTCCTTGGGGGGCTCAGAGCTGATGTTCACAGTGGTGTACTAAACCACTGCGGGTCCTCCAGGCTGTCCAGGGAACCCATCATACCTCCCCTGCAAGGGAACAGCCTCACGCGGGTAACCTGCAGAATTCATCATTGTTATCTTAACTGTAATTTGGAGTGCATGCTGCAGGAAGGCGTTCAAGAACTCAAATGTCTCTGCGAGTGGTGTGTGTTGATTTCCCTTTTGAGGTTTCTTGGTTTTTTTGAGGGGTGGAGGGGTACGTGACTTCTGCTTTCTTAAGAAAATGTCCTGAAAAGTTTGTACAATCTGTATTTAAAATTTTCCTCATCTGACATATTTCAAGTCAACCGAAAATATTGGGAGTCACTTCAGATGATTTTTAAACGGCCTTCTAGAATTCAGGTTTACTTGTTTTTTATGGGTGATGGTATAGAGTGAGATGCATCTTGATCAATGAGGACTTTTCAAGGACTTTCTAAGCCCAATTCTCCTCGTTTCAAGAACTCAACATGGCATAATTATTCACACTGTGGCCATTTTCCCTTGACATCACGCTAAGGGATGCATTGAATGCAGGGATTGTTATGCTGCTGTTTTCTAAGTTGCAAGTGAAATGAAACTTAGGGAAATTGACACATTtgtagaaaaagaaacaaaaaagcaggaagcaGGAAGCAGATCACACTGCAATGGAACAGGCTCAGTACGGTGACCTCAAGTATTCATCTATGTCAGCTCAACTGTTGTTTGGAGAGCAGGCTGGTGTGCAAGAATTTCCGGTAAATGTCACTTTAACCGTCGAACCACATTTGAAGTTTCTGGGGGTTGGCACAGACCTGATTATTCTACTGAAAGCCAGTGCAGCATAACCAAGCttacaacacaaacatgaataGTGCATGAGTTCTTGTCTATTTGGAAAACTTATCATAAATAGTTTGCAGCAATACTTTGAAATTAGAACGCTGCTTGACTCGCATGAAAACAgcctttacatttattttttttgccaaattTCTGTAAGTAACAACAATAAATTGCAGCTAGGAAGCCACTTCTGACCTATTTTTTagttcagacattcatggtccccagaagaTGAAGCCAAATGTCTTTGTTGACATAAAATCAATTCTTCTTATGTAGCCCAAAAACATGACACTCTGACTCTTCCTGTTGAACCACTAGCTGGTCatagttttcactaaacctgtaaaatatctcaacatctactAGATGGTTTGGCAAAGGATTTGGCATCTTTCGTAatataaattaatcaaattattttTAAGATGTTTCATCTAATGTCAGTTTAATTAGTCCAGTACTTGAGtaatttaatatttatgacCAAATATGTGCAAAAATGACAACATTCCTATTGGCCTCAGCTGTATACTGTGTATTTAGAATGTAACACTGTCAATAAGGGCTTGTTCACATGACTGTATACTGCTGTGTTGTGTCCCTATTCCATACTACCCTTTGACTCAGGCAGGTTTTGTTTATCTGGTGTCTTCACAGTGGAACAATAACAGACAGCAACTGCAACTAAATTCTGCAAATTTTTGAGTGTACTTTTCATCCACACTTTTCTTGCATGGTGCAAAACTAAAAAGTATTAAATCTCAGGAAAACTGTTTTGATGTCTCTAAAGTTTAACTGGCTGTAGCTGCATGTTTGATTGACAcctctcctcacacacattCTACCACTTCCTGTAAATGGTAAAGAttcttatttttgtgttttaactgtTTAAACCAGCACACTTTCATTTTGCAGCTTAAGTATAGAATATAGCACACACTATAGTATGTAGTATGGATGTGAGACACATCATagtcttgtttttctgtcaagTAATTGCTGGGGGGGACAGATAAAGCTCCATATCTTCGCAGGAAACCCCCTAATGTCAAATTACATCTGTTTTACTGCCATTTCCTCAAGATGAGACATTTTAATGGAGTGTGCAGTCAGCTCAGTCACATTTTGATTTCACTTCACAAACTGTTAAAAGATCCATGAAGATGGAAACACgctagaaaagaaaaaaagaaatggagacAAACTAAAGCTGCTGCTCTTAAGCGgtgattacattttaattaataaagGCACTAAATACACAACTCATGTATAAGATGTTTACAACTGgaacattaataaaaaataaaaaaaaatcagttacaTTCAGATCAAGAACTTTTTTAAGAAGTTACAAAGTAACAAAGCAGGTTACATGGACAGTTCATGGTGGATAGTGATAAATGTGATTGGTGCATCCTGTTGAGGATCTTTGGGATTTCTTCCAGACTTAAAGTGACCAACGTGATATATTTCAACATTGACTTGAATCTTACTTCTCACCACAACGCCAAGCCAGAACTTATTAGTCAATATAGATTTAATGCCAGTTAACATCATCAGCTAGTTAGTTAATTATGACCGTGAAATAATCCtctacagataaataaataatagaaatTACCTCAAATACCAAATGGAGCAATTCATAAGAGAGTCTTTCAGTTTAAGTAATGTGTATTTGGAAGTTTGAGGATGTGAAAAGGCACTATGGAGTTTTAATTGTggtgaaaaaaagcaaaaaaacttGAAACTTGACCCCCACAGGGAAACAAGCAATAGTGAGTCTAACAAAGTGTTTCTCATGTTCATTTAAATTTTTCGACGGTTCAGTCAAACATGAGGAGCACTAGCCAAAGCTGATCATTTcccaaagtgaaaacaaaaacacgggTATTGGCATAGTGACAAGCCAATTCTTCAAAAGAAATCAAAGTATTTTACCAGCTTGAACCCAAATTTAAGACTCATGCCGTATGTTATTTGAATGCTGACATAGGACTTTTTTAAACAGCTggatttgttttcttaaaacTTAAGCTCAAGAGAATTGTTGGATCATCACAACACAgtagtgcacacacacaacctgagGAATTATTGGACACAACCATCACCCATCACAGCACTTAACAACAGTTCGGGATAACTGA is drawn from Sparus aurata chromosome 8, fSpaAur1.1, whole genome shotgun sequence and contains these coding sequences:
- the LOC115586280 gene encoding LOW QUALITY PROTEIN: interferon-induced transmembrane protein 3-like (The sequence of the model RefSeq protein was modified relative to this genomic sequence to represent the inferred CDS: substituted 1 base at 1 genomic stop codon), with amino-acid sequence MMNSAGYPREAVPLQGRYDGFPGQPGGPAVVXYTTVNISSEPPKDHIIWSLCCFVYSNPLCLGLAALIFSIKARDRKVAGDLEGARLYASTAHCLNIWATVLVSIGVLM